The following coding sequences are from one Lycium ferocissimum isolate CSIRO_LF1 chromosome 3, AGI_CSIRO_Lferr_CH_V1, whole genome shotgun sequence window:
- the LOC132049051 gene encoding myosin-11-like, translating to MGSGEGKVVILFLVFLVPPFLVRKVFTQVFSFINVQLFNSLLLRRECCSFNNGEYVKTGVAELEHWCYKATDEYAGLAWEELKHTRQAIGFLVIHQKPKKTLDEISHDLFPVLSIQQFYRISTMYWDDKYGTHSLSPDVISNMRVLMTEDSNNAVSNSFLLDDDSSIPFSIDDLFKSMDQIDIADIEPPQLIRENSGFSFLLPRAANRSQSDFSPMNLQPHL from the exons atggggtctggggagggtaaagt GGTTATtttgtttcttgtatttctgGTGCCTCCATTTCTTGTGCGCAAAGTATTTACCCAAGTCTTTTCTTTCATCAATGTCCAATTATTTAACAG CCTTTTGCTGAGAAGAGAATGCTGTTCATTTAACAACGGTGAATATGTCAAAACTGGCGTGGCGGAACTGGAACACTGGTGCTACAAAGCAACTGATGAG TATGCAGGATTAGCTTGGGAGGAGCTCAAGCATACAAGGCAGGCAATCGGATTTTTG GTCATACACCAGAAGCCAAAGAAGACATTGGATGAAATAAGTCATGATCTATTTCCT GTGCTTAGCATTCAACAATTTTACAGAATCAGCACAATGTATTGGGACGACAAATATGGGACGCATAGCCTTTCACCAGAT GTTATATCCAATATGCGTGTATTAATGACTGAAGACTCTAACAATGCAGTCAGCAATTCTTTTTTGCTTGACGATGATTCGAG TATACCGTTCTCAATTGATGACCTCTTTAAATCAATGGATCAGATTGATATTGCAGACATTGAGCCACCCCAACTTATTCGAGAAAATTCAGGCTTCAGTTTCTTATTGCCACGTGCAGCTAATCGATCTCAATCAGACTTCAGTCCTATGAACTTGCAGCCACATCTTTGA